A region of Streptomyces sp. R44 DNA encodes the following proteins:
- a CDS encoding ketose-bisphosphate aldolase translates to MPLTPTEAVVGPARAANTGVGAFNVVQIEHAEAIVAGAERAGLPVILQISENTARYHGALAPLALATLEIARAATVPVAVHLDHAESAQLVQEAVDLGFTSVMFDASKLPYQANLAATRMITDHCHRADVWVEAELGEVGGKDGAHAPHVRTDPAEARAFAAATAVDALAVAVGSSHAMIIRDAVLDLDLIARLKDSLDIPLVLHGSSGVDDSDLAKAVAAGMTKVNISTHLNQLFTRTIRERLQAAPAVADPRKYLGPAREAVAEEVSRLLRVLAGH, encoded by the coding sequence ATGCCCCTGACCCCCACCGAGGCCGTCGTCGGCCCCGCCCGCGCCGCGAACACCGGTGTCGGCGCGTTCAACGTCGTCCAGATCGAACACGCCGAGGCGATCGTCGCCGGGGCCGAGCGGGCCGGCCTGCCGGTCATCCTGCAGATCAGCGAGAACACGGCCCGCTACCACGGCGCCCTCGCCCCCCTCGCCCTCGCCACGCTGGAGATCGCCCGTGCCGCCACCGTCCCGGTGGCGGTCCACCTGGACCACGCCGAGTCCGCCCAGCTCGTCCAGGAGGCCGTCGACCTCGGCTTCACCTCGGTCATGTTCGACGCCTCGAAACTGCCGTACCAGGCGAACCTCGCCGCCACCCGCATGATCACCGACCACTGCCACCGGGCCGACGTCTGGGTCGAGGCGGAGCTCGGCGAGGTCGGTGGCAAGGACGGCGCCCACGCCCCCCACGTCCGTACGGACCCGGCCGAGGCCCGCGCGTTCGCCGCGGCGACGGCGGTGGACGCGCTCGCCGTCGCCGTGGGCAGCTCGCACGCCATGATCATCCGGGACGCCGTGCTCGACCTCGATCTGATCGCCCGTCTGAAGGACTCCCTGGACATCCCGCTCGTCCTGCACGGCTCCTCCGGGGTCGACGACTCGGACCTCGCGAAGGCCGTCGCCGCCGGCATGACGAAGGTGAACATCTCCACCCACCTCAACCAGCTCTTCACCCGCACGATCAGGGAACGGCTCCAGGCCGCACCGGCGGTCGCCGACCCGCGGAAGTACCTGGGTCCGGCGCGTGAGGCGGTGGCCGAGGAGGTGTCACGACTGCTGCGCGTCCTCGCCGGCCACTGA
- a CDS encoding family 20 glycosylhydrolase — protein MRSTRRRRRNLSTLAALTLALAAPLPTMGTATAASAAVAESTAPAVVPQPVSQTNLTGSGFALTAQTPVNVVPSSDPDAAGVGSYLATLLAPATGYTLPVTSTAPSGSQSIVLDANGPSSLGDEGYTLSSTSTGVTVTAHGAQGLFRGVQTLRQLLPAAIESTTVKPGPWTVAPVQISDTPRYAYRGVMLDVARRYFPMSQLKRYIDQAAAYKINTLHLHLTDDQGWRIAIGAIPSLTTIGASTQSGFTGGTTWYYSAAEYQEIVAYAKSRFMTVVPEIDGPGHTSAALASVANLNCDNKAIKPYSGFEVGISLYCLSDAQHISNVSGFLSTVIDTVAAMTPGPYVHLGGDETPQATSSQYNAYVSAATAAATARGKTVMAWHQLGQSTIPANSIMQWWGDADDRATIGTGNETADIQFVRNAVQQNAKFVMSPSDHAYLDMKYDASTPYGLSWQGYVPVSKAYDWDPSTSTAKTNGTGSLVPADRIAGVEAALWADRAYAGSDSLPQSTSQFPEPKVYAEYMTYPRLPAVAEIGWSPQSTHDWTDFSRRLGTHGPRWTAAGIGYYAAPDVPWTSSSGGSLNGVHTLASGGQALDVPGSSTTAGTRLDTWALHGGNNQKWTFTQQSDGSYTLVNVASGLCVDVSGGSLSAGAPVVQWTCTGGTNQRWRVTPVSGGTSTVASVKSGLLLTTASTANGALVAQQPDSGSALQRWTIG, from the coding sequence ATGCGCTCAACGCGCCGGCGGAGAAGGAACCTCTCCACTCTCGCCGCCCTCACCCTGGCGCTCGCCGCGCCCCTGCCGACGATGGGCACGGCCACGGCCGCATCGGCCGCGGTCGCCGAGTCCACCGCCCCGGCCGTCGTACCCCAGCCCGTTTCACAGACCAACCTGACCGGCAGCGGCTTCGCCCTCACCGCGCAGACGCCGGTGAACGTCGTCCCGTCCAGCGACCCCGATGCCGCGGGCGTGGGCTCGTACCTCGCCACGCTGCTCGCCCCGGCGACCGGCTACACCCTGCCGGTGACCTCGACCGCCCCGTCCGGGAGCCAGTCCATCGTCCTCGACGCCAACGGCCCCTCCAGCCTCGGCGACGAGGGCTACACCCTGTCGTCGACCAGCACCGGCGTGACGGTGACCGCGCACGGAGCGCAGGGCCTGTTCCGCGGGGTGCAGACCCTGCGCCAGCTGCTGCCGGCGGCCATCGAGTCCACCACGGTCAAGCCGGGCCCCTGGACCGTCGCCCCCGTGCAGATCTCGGACACCCCCCGGTACGCCTACCGCGGCGTCATGCTGGACGTGGCCCGACGGTACTTCCCGATGTCCCAGCTCAAGAGGTACATCGACCAGGCTGCGGCCTACAAGATCAACACCCTGCACCTGCACCTGACGGACGACCAGGGCTGGCGCATCGCGATCGGGGCCATACCGAGCCTCACCACGATCGGCGCGAGCACGCAGAGCGGCTTCACCGGCGGCACCACCTGGTACTACTCCGCCGCGGAGTACCAGGAGATCGTGGCCTACGCCAAGTCCCGCTTCATGACCGTCGTCCCCGAGATCGACGGCCCCGGCCACACCAGCGCCGCGCTGGCGTCCGTCGCCAACCTCAACTGCGACAACAAGGCGATCAAGCCGTACTCGGGCTTCGAAGTGGGCATCAGCCTCTACTGTCTGAGCGACGCCCAGCACATATCCAACGTCAGCGGCTTCCTCAGCACGGTCATCGACACCGTGGCGGCGATGACGCCCGGACCGTACGTCCACCTCGGTGGCGACGAGACGCCGCAGGCCACCTCGTCCCAGTACAACGCCTACGTCTCCGCGGCCACCGCGGCCGCGACCGCGCGCGGCAAGACCGTGATGGCGTGGCACCAGCTCGGACAGTCGACGATCCCCGCCAACAGCATCATGCAGTGGTGGGGTGACGCCGACGACCGGGCCACCATCGGCACCGGCAATGAGACCGCGGACATCCAGTTCGTCCGCAACGCCGTCCAGCAGAACGCCAAGTTCGTCATGTCGCCCTCGGACCACGCGTACCTCGACATGAAGTACGACGCGTCGACGCCGTACGGGCTCTCCTGGCAGGGCTACGTCCCGGTGAGCAAGGCCTACGACTGGGACCCCTCCACCTCGACGGCCAAGACCAACGGCACCGGCTCGCTCGTCCCGGCCGACCGCATCGCCGGCGTCGAAGCGGCCCTGTGGGCCGACCGCGCCTACGCGGGCAGCGACAGCCTGCCCCAGTCCACCAGCCAGTTCCCCGAACCGAAGGTGTACGCCGAGTACATGACGTACCCGCGTCTGCCCGCCGTCGCCGAGATCGGCTGGTCGCCCCAGTCCACCCACGACTGGACCGACTTCAGCCGCCGTCTGGGCACCCACGGACCGCGTTGGACCGCGGCGGGAATCGGCTACTACGCCGCGCCCGACGTCCCCTGGACCAGCTCTTCCGGCGGCAGCCTGAACGGCGTCCACACCCTCGCCTCCGGCGGACAGGCCCTGGACGTGCCCGGCAGCTCCACGACTGCGGGCACGCGGCTCGACACCTGGGCCCTGCACGGCGGCAACAACCAGAAGTGGACCTTCACCCAGCAGTCGGACGGCTCCTACACCCTGGTCAACGTCGCCTCCGGACTCTGCGTCGACGTCAGCGGCGGTTCTCTGTCCGCAGGCGCCCCCGTCGTCCAGTGGACGTGCACCGGCGGCACCAACCAGCGGTGGCGGGTCACGCCGGTCTCCGGCGGGACCAGCACCGTGGCATCGGTCAAGAGCGGTCTCCTGCTGACCACCGCCTCGACGGCCAACGGCGCACTCGTCGCCCAGCAGCCCGACAGCGGATCGGCGCTGCAGCGCTGGACCATCGGCTGA
- a CDS encoding alkaline phosphatase family protein produces the protein MHLSPSVRAALVGTVAVAMLPLAASAHAAGTKAAGSSTAAVTKRPKSLVIGIDGATFAKFAQAKMPRVQGLMAAGMTATSNLYANPMAPTLSGPGWSTIATGTWPDKHKVLDNNFTGARFDLYPDYVTRLEGANPALNTLVVGTWAAIPNTVFGPAVDTRLGGVSDANTTTTAVSRLKTTDADATFVHLDDVDHAGHTYGTESQAYLNALETADTEVGQILDAVTSRATYADEDWQIVITADHGHKPAGGHGGNTPAERQTFVIAQGAGFTPGSVRYDVKVTDVAPTVLSHLGVVPNPAWQLDGKAIGAITPDAFDALRPSLNTRVDELALPSTLKGWTTTAPTGWTIDNSAMPTGGVTEWRGWSFATDEFWTNAALDQGRETNVRARNVFAVADSDEWDDKAHGAGQFDSTLVSPAFPVTGGASATVSYATNYKVDGPQTGDVYISFDGGPRQLLQSYRADRNAFENLTVAVPAGATTARLSFRYTGTNSAFWTVDQVALTS, from the coding sequence GTGCACCTTTCCCCCTCTGTTCGCGCTGCCCTCGTGGGCACCGTCGCGGTGGCCATGCTGCCGCTCGCCGCCTCCGCCCACGCCGCGGGCACCAAGGCGGCGGGCTCGTCCACCGCCGCGGTCACCAAGCGCCCCAAGTCGCTGGTGATCGGCATCGACGGTGCGACCTTCGCCAAGTTCGCGCAGGCGAAGATGCCCAGGGTCCAGGGCCTCATGGCGGCCGGCATGACGGCCACCAGCAACCTCTACGCGAACCCGATGGCTCCCACCCTGTCGGGCCCGGGCTGGTCGACCATCGCCACCGGCACGTGGCCCGACAAGCACAAGGTCCTCGACAACAACTTCACCGGCGCCCGCTTCGACCTCTACCCCGACTACGTCACCCGGCTGGAGGGCGCCAACCCCGCGCTCAACACCCTGGTCGTGGGCACCTGGGCTGCGATCCCCAACACCGTCTTCGGACCCGCGGTCGACACCCGCCTCGGGGGTGTCAGCGACGCCAACACCACCACGACCGCCGTTTCCAGGCTCAAGACCACCGACGCGGACGCCACCTTCGTCCACCTCGACGACGTCGACCACGCCGGCCACACCTACGGCACCGAGTCCCAGGCCTACCTGAACGCCCTCGAAACCGCGGACACCGAGGTCGGCCAGATACTCGACGCCGTCACCTCCCGGGCCACGTACGCCGACGAGGACTGGCAGATCGTCATCACCGCCGACCACGGCCACAAGCCCGCCGGAGGCCACGGCGGAAACACCCCCGCCGAGCGCCAGACCTTCGTCATCGCGCAGGGTGCCGGCTTCACGCCGGGCTCGGTCCGCTACGACGTCAAGGTCACCGACGTCGCCCCGACCGTCCTCTCCCACCTCGGGGTCGTCCCCAACCCGGCGTGGCAGCTCGACGGCAAGGCGATCGGCGCCATCACGCCCGACGCCTTCGACGCCCTTCGTCCCTCCCTGAACACCCGGGTCGACGAACTCGCCCTGCCCTCCACCCTCAAGGGCTGGACGACCACCGCGCCCACCGGCTGGACCATCGACAACTCCGCCATGCCCACAGGCGGCGTGACCGAGTGGCGCGGCTGGTCCTTCGCGACCGACGAGTTCTGGACCAACGCGGCCCTCGACCAGGGCCGTGAGACCAACGTCCGGGCGCGCAACGTCTTCGCCGTCGCCGATTCCGACGAGTGGGACGACAAGGCCCACGGCGCCGGACAGTTCGACTCCACCCTCGTCAGCCCGGCCTTCCCCGTGACCGGCGGTGCGTCGGCGACCGTCTCGTACGCGACGAACTACAAGGTGGACGGCCCGCAGACCGGAGACGTCTACATCTCCTTCGACGGCGGCCCCCGGCAGCTCCTGCAGTCCTACCGCGCGGACCGCAACGCCTTCGAGAACCTCACCGTCGCCGTCCCGGCAGGCGCCACCACCGCCCGGCTGTCCTTCCGCTACACGGGCACCAACAGCGCCTTCTGGACGGTCGACCAGGTCGCCCTGACCTCCTGA
- a CDS encoding RICIN domain-containing protein — translation MSRKRTGASAVFAVLSALLLSLFGAVGTARAASVSIDNATQFTDPTGNPVHAHGGGVVKVGEYYYWFGEDRNADNSFQYVSAYRSTDLKTWEFRNHVLSQATDPELQGANIERPKVMFNASTGQFVMWMHKEGSASDYSEARAAVAVSSTVDGDYSWRGSFRPLGHMSRDITTFVDTDGTGYMISAANENRDLHVYRLTADYTGIDAQVQKLWAGQSREAPAMFKRSGVYFLLTSGATGWAPNQQKYGTATSVGGTWSGLKDVGNSTTYRSQTAYVLPVQGTSGTSYLYMGDRWGNSMGGMVQDSQYVWLPLKFPTKTTMTMDYSPKVTIDAAAGKVTGMNVIWETLSVRHSGKCADVSNFDSADGAPIIQWGCGGDINQQYWFRNVGTSGYVQIMARNSGKCLEVSGASTEDGALVIQKTCGSAKSQHWKVEPTGDAGYSRLVARLSGKCLDVADYSYADGAKIDQWTCSGGQNQQWERTIA, via the coding sequence ATGTCGCGTAAAAGAACCGGGGCATCGGCGGTCTTCGCCGTTCTGTCCGCGCTCCTCCTGTCCCTCTTCGGTGCCGTGGGCACGGCTCGTGCCGCGTCGGTGAGCATCGACAACGCCACTCAGTTCACCGACCCGACGGGCAATCCCGTCCATGCCCATGGCGGCGGGGTCGTGAAGGTGGGCGAGTACTACTACTGGTTCGGCGAGGACCGCAATGCCGACAACAGTTTCCAGTACGTGTCGGCCTACCGCTCCACCGATCTGAAGACGTGGGAGTTCCGCAACCACGTGCTGAGCCAGGCGACGGATCCGGAGCTGCAGGGCGCGAACATCGAGCGGCCGAAGGTGATGTTCAACGCCTCGACCGGGCAGTTCGTGATGTGGATGCACAAGGAGGGAAGCGCCTCGGACTACTCGGAGGCGCGTGCGGCGGTGGCGGTCTCCTCGACGGTGGACGGCGACTACTCCTGGCGCGGCAGCTTCCGTCCGCTGGGTCACATGTCGCGTGACATCACCACGTTCGTCGACACCGACGGCACGGGGTACATGATCTCCGCGGCCAACGAGAACAGGGACCTGCACGTCTACCGGCTGACCGCGGACTACACGGGCATCGACGCCCAGGTGCAGAAGCTGTGGGCGGGGCAGTCGCGGGAGGCCCCCGCGATGTTCAAGCGCAGCGGCGTCTACTTCCTGCTCACCTCAGGCGCGACAGGCTGGGCGCCCAACCAGCAGAAGTACGGCACCGCCACGAGCGTCGGCGGCACCTGGAGCGGCCTGAAGGACGTCGGCAACTCCACCACCTACCGCAGCCAGACGGCCTACGTCCTCCCGGTGCAGGGCACGTCGGGCACGTCGTACCTCTACATGGGCGACCGGTGGGGCAATTCCATGGGCGGCATGGTGCAGGACTCCCAGTACGTCTGGCTTCCGCTGAAGTTCCCCACCAAGACCACCATGACCATGGACTACTCGCCCAAGGTCACGATCGATGCCGCGGCCGGAAAGGTGACCGGCATGAACGTGATCTGGGAGACGCTGTCGGTCCGCCACAGCGGCAAGTGTGCGGACGTCTCCAACTTCGACTCCGCCGACGGCGCCCCGATCATCCAGTGGGGCTGTGGTGGGGACATCAACCAGCAGTACTGGTTCAGGAACGTGGGCACCAGCGGCTACGTCCAGATCATGGCCCGCAACAGCGGCAAGTGCCTGGAAGTGAGCGGTGCGTCCACCGAGGACGGCGCCCTGGTCATCCAGAAGACCTGCGGCTCCGCGAAGTCGCAGCACTGGAAGGTCGAGCCGACGGGTGACGCCGGCTACAGCCGGCTGGTCGCCCGGCTCAGCGGCAAGTGCCTGGATGTCGCCGACTACTCGTACGCCGACGGCGCCAAGATCGACCAGTGGACCTGCAGCGGCGGGCAGAACCAGCAGTGGGAGCGGACCATCGCCTGA